A section of the Castanea sativa cultivar Marrone di Chiusa Pesio chromosome 12, ASM4071231v1 genome encodes:
- the LOC142618948 gene encoding 2-oxoglutarate-dependent dioxygenase 19-like, which yields MAETNAAVNQTKNHPYYTPQVDSNGSSINADGSFSGADDPIPVIDYSMLTSDDHNQRSKTMQDLQNACLEYGSFMVINHGMSDSLISRVYEALAKFFDLNEEEKKEYESNDPMDRIRWGKRDSDLVSSEFIKMAVHPTFHCPTKPAGLTEVLQECIKRLREVGIQLLRGISKTLGFEECYIEKRMKLESGCDFITPNDYLLRPYSENQLGQAPHYDPGLLILLLPGLSNGLQLEHHGKWINANPQPNSIVVSIADQIEILTNGKYKSVFHRVVLNNNVRRISLPLFIGPSLDTMVSPLPECVDEHHPPAYLVKTYKELLEANQYHEIDVKSCLKNVRL from the exons atggCGGAAACAAATGCAGCAGTCAATCAGACAAAAAATCATCCATATTACACACCACAGGTTGACTCAAATGGCTCCTCCATTAACGCTGATGGCTCCTTCTCAGGAGCAGATGATCCCATTCCCGTCATAGACTACTCAATGCTCACATCTGATGACCATAATCAACGGTCTAAAACCATGCAAGACCTCCAGAATGCGTGCCTGGAGTACGGTTCTTTCATG GTGATTAATCATGGAATGTCGGATAGCTTGATAAGTAGAGTGTACGAAGCATTAGCCAAATTCTTTGATCTAAATGAGGAGGAGAAGAAAGAGTATGAGTCAAATGATCCAATGGATAGGATCCGCTGGGGCAAACGGGACAGTGACTTAGTGAGCTCAGAGTTCATCAAGATGGCCGTACATCCTACCTTTCATTGCCCTACCAAACCTGCGGGTTTAAC TGAGGTCTTACAAGAGTGTATCAAAAGATTGAGAGAAGTGGGAATCCAATTACTTAGAGGGATATCAAAAACCTTGGGATTTGAAGAATGCTACATAGAGAAAAGAATGAAGCTAGAATCAGGCTGCGACTTTATTACACCAAATGATTATCTACTCCGTCCGTATtctgagaatcaattaggtcaGGCTCCTCATTATGACCCTGGGCTCCTAATCCTTCTCCTACCAGGTTTAAGTAATGGTCTTCAGCTAGAGCATCATGGGAAATGGATTAATGCAAATCCTCAACCTAATTCAATTGTTGTCAGCATTGCTGACCAAATTGAG ATTCTAACTAATGGGAAGTATAAGAGTGTCTTCCATCGAGTGGTGCTAAACAACAATGTAAGGCGGATAAGCTTACCACTGTTTATTGGACCATCATTGGATACTATGGTGAGCCCTCTGCCAGAGTGTGTAGACGAGCATCACCCCCCAGCATACCTTGTGAAGACTTATAAAGAGTTATTGGAAGCTAATCAGTACCACGAAATTGACGTAAAATCATGCTTGAAGAATGTTCGACTTTGA